TGAGGGTCAACCTGACCTTTACGCGTTTTAAAGCCTTCAATCATTAGCCCAGACACCTCAGTAACTAGCAATGTCATCAGAAAGACATCATCAATTTCTCCTACAATCGGAATGAAGTCCGGAACAACATCAATTGGGCTGACAAAATAAAGCAGTGTTCCTAAAATTACCCACCAGCGGTACTTAGGGTTACGAAGTACATTGCGGTACCAAGTATAAAGTGATTGGATCGGATTCATAGATTTTTACCTTCAGTTACCTTTAATTTTGGCAAATAATGACCTACACTTCCTGTGGGAATAACCGCCCTACTTGGTCTGGAAGATGCTACTCGTAAGTTATTGCACTCATCTCAACTCTTGAATGGTAAACAATTATGATAGTTGTGCTTTAATCTCTAAAATAATCGGTGCTTCAGGACAATTGTACTACAAATGAAAGGAGGAAACTTACAACAGTGGATATCCTAGACTTGTTTAAGAAGGGCGGACCAGCAATGTGGCCATTGCTTGCTCTGTCGATTTTATCTTTAAGTGTGATTTTTGAGCGTTTGTGGTTCTGGTTACGAATTTTAAGCCAGGAAAAGGAGATAGTTAATCGTGTTTTGGATGCAGCTCGTGTTGATTGGATGTCGGCTGCTGATATTGCAAGACTTGCAACAAAGCAGCCCATCGGACGGTTTCTCCATGCACCTCTAAGTCTTCCCAAAAGCGATCTAGAAAGTTTCCGACTGGCGTTAGAAGCAACAGCAGAAGATGAATTGGCTGGAATGCGACGCGGCGAAAAACTCCTAGAAACTGTGATTGCTCTTGCACCTTTGTTAGGATTGTTAGGTACGGTTTTAGGGTTAATCCAATCTTTACGCTCTATTCGCATTGGTGATCTAGGAACCGAATCTACAGCCGGAGTTACCACTGGTATTGGAGAATCTTTGATTAGTACGGCAACAGGACTTATTGTTGCGATCGTTACTTTGGCATTCTACCGCTTATTTCAAGGCATAGTCGTTAACCAAGTGAAAATTTTTCGCAGGGCAGGCAATGATATGGAGTTGCTGTATCTCCAGTCTCCACCTGACTACACAAAGATGAGATCTGAAAATATAATACCACCTGTAACAATCATAGGGGATTCCATACCAGATAAGCTCAATTCTCCTCGAAAAAGAGGTAAATCCAAGTTTTCTGAAACACCTGAACCCTCCTCAGAGTCTGATTTGTCGGAACCAAAAGATAGTTAACAAAAAAAGCCCCAAACTCAGGTAGAAGAGCAAGAAAATGAAAATTAACCTACAGACTCCAGTAGAAGACGTCCAAATTCAAATCATTCCCTTAATAGATGTCGTTTTTTGTATATTGACATTTTTTCTTTTGGCAGCTTTGCAATTCACTCGCCAAGAGGAAATTAGTATAAATTTACCGAAATCAACTACCAGTACGCCATCTATTACTAATAAACCTAATGCAAATACACTTAGTGCAACAGCTCAACGGCAAATATTAACTTTGACGATCGATGCTATAGGGCAAACTTACGTAGAGAATGACTCAGTTAAACGGGAACAGATCAAAGAAACTTTTAAGAGCCACCTGCAACAAACTCCCAACGCTATTTTAGCTTTGAAAGTCAGTCAAACTGCGACATACAATGATGTTATATCAATGATAGACTTGTGGCGACAAGTGGGAGGCGATCGCATATCTTTTGTCACAACACCATCTTTCTCTAATCAACCGACAACTTCGCCTCTACCCTCGTCTGGTTCTGCGCCAGCAATACCATCTCTACCCAACACTTCACCCATCACTCCCATCAATCCACAAACTAACCCCAACTTCAATCTTCCCACAATACCCAATCCATCTCAAATTAACCAAGGTGTAAGCCCAGTTAATCCAGGAACTTCTCCTGTATTACCTAAAGTACCAACAGCGCCTTCCGGACAAACCAATCCTACTCCGAAAAGGTAATGAGGATGAGGGGGAAGTATTTTCTCTTCCTGCTTCCCCTGCACAAGATGGTTTGTTGTTGCTAAAACCTAAACATATAGAAAATAAATTTTAGTAAGTCTTTCGATTATTAATAGCTTTATATACAAACTACTACGTTTCTAAAGTAAGGGATAAACGAGCATCAATGATGAATTGTGAATCAGAGGTCTAGCTTCATAATTCATCATTATGCGTTTTATAGTTACAACTTATAACTATTCGTTAGCTTTTGGCGGAGCGACTTTGGTATTTGATTGTTGAGCACGCTGTTCCCGCTTTTTTCGGTCGGCTAAAACCATATCTGACATCGTTGTCAAAGCTTGTGACATCTTCTCTATATTAGAATAATAAATCTCTAAATCTTTGTTGAGTTTGTCATCAGAGATCTTCAAGCCATTGGCTATTGTTTTTAGTGCTTCGTTGCGTTTCTTTTCGTCCTTCACTAACTCTGGCTCTGAGTATTCTAATAAAGAGAATAAACCGATCGCGAACAAGCGGCTGTATTTAAATTTTGGATTGTTCGCTATTGCTTGTAAAGAGCCTTGAAAGTCAGCATCTCGATTGAGAGGAGTTTGTTGGCTTAACCACGCAGTGAGTTCTGAAGCGCTTATGCTTGTCGCCAATGCTTGTAAACGTTGAGCATCATGTTTGTAGCGTTGTGGATCTTCTTCTACAGATCGAAGGAGCGCATTAAAAATAGACTCCTTATCCCGTTCTGGCTGATAGCCTTCCATGAAGCGGTCAAAAGCAGTGATGACGCCCAAGGCATAAATAGGATCGTAGCTATAATCAACATTTACTGACAGTAGGTGCATTTCCACCATTAATTCTTCCACAACCCGACGATAAATAGTGTTTATCGGACGGGTATGAAGGTTGTAGAAAGTTCGCTTAGTATCAGATACGGTACGGAGGTTATTCACAAAGCAAATATCAAGGGCGACGTAGTATTATTCTCTCGCTTTAATGGCACTTTGCCAAGTTTCAGTTTTAAGCGCGAAAACTGTAGTGCCAAAATTACTTTTATGGTGTGCAATTCTTTGAGCACAGAAGATGTAAGCTGTGATTATAACAACAATTCACCACATTGCACAACCAAATTGCTTGCATGGAATCGTGAATATGACACCTATGACTTTTCCAGCACAACTACTTACCGTAGCTAATTATCTCTCTGGTGAATTTGATAATCGAGAACAAGCTGTTGCAGAGCCGGCTTGGTACGTTCACCTTCGTCTGTGGCACAGACTTGTCCCTCTTTTTTCAGAAGACAGCGTTACCATATTTGCTGAACAAGCCAATATTGTCAACCTAGAGCGACCCTACCGCCAGCGCATTATGCGGATTTTGCAAGGAAGTGAGCCTGATGTAGCTCTAAAAATCCAGTACTATATGATCAAAGACCCAAGTACTTTGATTGGTGCTGGTCAAAATCCTGCTTTACTCAACACATTGACACCCAATCATTTAGAGTTACTACCGGGCTGTGTGCTTAACCTTACCCAGCAGTTATTAGCCCCCAATAGTTATAAGTTCAACGCTACCCCACCTCCAGACACTCCTTGCTGCTTTAGTGTCGGTGGTAATATCGTGCAAGTTTCCTTAGGCTTTGAGGTCACTGATGATAAATTTCTCAGCTACGACAAAGGAATTGATCCCACCACTGGAAAAGCCACTTGGGGAGCACTTTTAGGTCCCTACTGCTATACAAAGAGAGAACAGTACTGAGTTGTAACGTGAAAATTCTTCTGTTGCTCATACCAAGTTGCATTCAGAAATAGCATCTAGAAATAGGGGGATGGTAATGCGTGAATTATCTGATCTCCACGCCAGGTGCTACCCTATGGCGCTCCGCCACGCCTGACGGCTATCGGGAAGCCTTCTGGCGGGCGTCTACAAGTCGGGAAACCCGGACGTCCTTCGGGGAGAACCTCCGGTTCGGCTGCGCGCTCCCCAACGCACTGGCTCCAGTAGATGCTATGGGGGCTTTTGACTACTACACCTCTCCAAAAATGGCTATGAAACCAATACCCCGCGCTTGTACTAAAAATCATTTTTGGAGAGGTCTACTCACCGAACAGCCAAAATCCGTGTGGTGAGTAAGTGCACTGCTTCTTAATCCAAGCTACTACCTTTGAATGCAACTCAGTACTAGCTAGCAATATTAGCTAGCAATACTATCAGATTCACTTTCTAAAGCCTCCTGTTCTGTTTCAAATATTTCAAAAACTGTATCCATCATGGTGACTTCAAACACCAATTTTGCTTCTGGATGTACATTACAAATGCGAAAACTGCCCTTAACTTTATCAGCATCGCGCATTCCAGCGACTAAAGAGGTCAGACCGGAACTATCTATGAAATTGATTTGACCGAGATTCACTACAAGATGACGACTGAGTTTAGAAATACACTCTTGCAACTTCAGACGAAATTGCCAAGCAGTAGTAATATCCAAGCGACCAGTCGGTGTTAAAACGGTAACAGTTTTCCCCTCTTGGGTAGTATAAGTTTTTTGATCTATGTAATATATCACTGAACTTTCCCTTGACACTCCTCTATAAAGAGACTACGGTATAGTTTCCTCTTCACAGGATAAAAGCCAAAACCCTTGTTTTTGCGACTCTTCTCCTCGTTTTTACTACTGGAATAAGTTCCAGACTGAGTGAGGAACCCAAACCTGCGACAAGTTTATCGATGCTGTAGCTTATGATTTAAAAGCTACAACATCAACTGTCATATTTATTGCTAAGTGCTTCTCTTTAGTAGTCTAACTCACTAAAGAAGTAGTGAGTGCTGAATACTGAGTGTAGAATTTTCGTATTTAGCTTCTCAAGGGAATTTGGAGTTGCAGATGATTAATACTTCACTTCTTGGAACTCATGATTTCGGACTACTCGGTATCCAGTTTACCCAGTCTTGAGGTTTGAGGAAGATTTCGTACAACTCGGCTTCAGGAGAGTTTGGTTCAGGTTGATAACCGTATTCCCAGCGGACCAAGGGTGGTAGAGACATCAGAATTGACTCAGTGCGTCCGTTGGTTTGCAATCCAAAAATCGTCCCTCGGTCATACACCAAGTTGAATTCTACATACCTTCCCCGGCGATACAGTTGAAAATTTCGTTCGCGATCGCCATATTCCATTTTGTGTCGCTTTTCAACAATTGGTACATAAGCTGGTAAAAAGGCGTAACCACATTCTTGTGCAAAAGCAAACAGTTCTTCCCAACTGCGTGGTTCTAGTGTACCGACTTGGTTACTGTAACTAGCTGCAGGACCATCATTCTCAGGACCGCGATACAAGGAACCCCGACCTTCTTGGTAATCAAAAAACAGTCCGCCAACACCCCGCGTTTCTCCACGGTGTTTTAAGTAGAAGTATTCATCACACCAGCGCTTAAACACCGGGTAATATTCTGGGTGATGAGCATCACACGCTTGCTTTAGTGTTTTATGGAAATGGACTGCATCTTCGGCAAAGGGGTAATAAGGCGTTAAATCTACACCGCCACCGAACCACCACACTGGACCGGCCTCAAAGTAGCGATAATTGAGGTGAACAGTTGGTACATACGGACTACGTGGATGTAACACCATTGAGGTGCCTGTGGCATAAAAACCGTGCCCTGCTGCCTCTGGGCGCTGGGCTAAAATTGAAGGTGGTAGATGAGAACCCCAAACTTCCGAAAAACCGACCCCAGCTTGCTCAAATATTGCACCCTCACGTAGAATGCGCGATCGCCCTCCGCCTCCTTCTGGGCGTTCCCACGTATCTTCTTGAAATTTCCCTACACCATCCAGTTCTGCCAACGTTTGAGTGATTTTATCTTGCAATTGTTTCATGAACTGACTAACTCTGGCTTTGGCGTCAGTTGGTAGAGTTTGAGTAGATTCTGCCCGCATTGTTGGAGTTTGGGAGTTGATGACCATAGACTCAAGAACCATTTATTACAATTTTGGTAAAAGCAAGAATTTTTCAACTGAAAATTTCTGAGCAACTGACACCAGAAAGCAGGCTAAAATTGCCCAATCAAAATATAGTCAAGCATTAATCACAACTGACGCACCTGACTACAGATAGTTATTTTCCCTCAAATGGGTGTGTACTTGTGCTTTTATTGATTTTTTTCAAGTTGTTTATGTTTATGTAAAGTTTTAGGATGGACACAACACTCTGGCAAATAAGTCTATAAGCACTTTTTACCTAGGAAATTTCAACTTCTGTCCAAAGAATAATTTCTGACCACATTAGCAGGGGGCGCTGATTGATATATATAAGGAAAGTTGTTTTTCGCCCAGAGGATTTCTGATCTGGCCGTCACTAACCAAGTAGTTTCACAAGAGCACTATGTTAATTTTTTTTTTGCTGCCCAAATTAACACGCTAGAGTGATAATCGAGTTATGAGCCAGGATTTGAAAATAATGCACGATGGATTTTCCATGAGCAGAGACTTCCCCGAAAGGCGAACGTATATTAATGTCCCCGGACTCAAAGAGCGTATTTGTTAATCAAAGTTAATGAAAAAGTCTGAGTTACACTTCACTCATCAAATTAGCATATATATGAAATGGCGACTTACTATGCTGAGGACAATTTTGAAAAAATTTAATGCAAGGGCTGAAGGCAAATGCTGACCATGCCAGAGTTTCCAAAAAGGTGTAGCGAGGAGAAATAGGAAAATGGGATCTTGGTTATCCAAATTCGTCCAGCGCAAACGTCGTCGGTTTTGCCTTTCTCTAGTGCGGACTTACCAAGAAATCAGTTCTGCTTCTGTGGATGAACTTTGGCAAAAAGTGGTTGATATAGCAGATGTTTCTTGGCATCCATTATTCAAAAGCACTAACGTTCCATATGGATTAGTACCCAAACCTGGACTCATCTATCAAGCGGTTACACGCTTGTCGCCAATTCCGATTCGCATTTTTGTAGAACGCGTCAATCCTAGGGAATTACTGAGTGTCAGAGTACTAGCAATTCCAGGTGTAGAAGAACGGGTGACTTATAAAGTAGAATCTACAGTCTGTGGCACTTGTTTGTCATATTCTGTAACGTTACGTGGTTGGTTGTCGCCCTTAATCTGGTCTTTTTCTCGTCCTTACGCAGATCGCGTAGCACGAGCCTTAGTCCAAGCAGTTGAGGAAGCAACATTACAAGCGGTATCCAGAAAACGAAAATCTCTCAAAGATGGTTGTTTTGATTGTTAGTCATGAGTCATTAGTCATTAGTCATGAGTCATGAGTAAAAGAACGACTGAGTTTGGACTCACCGACTACAGATTACTGCCTATTGACTTAAGACTGTGAAAAATTAAGAGTCACTAAAAGTTAAGATTCTAGTAGATAACAAAACGTTTTGTTAAAAATTATTGCAATCGAAAGACTAAAAACATTATGTATGATGTCCTTGATACTCGTTCAGTCCTAAAAGTGTTGCAACCAGTGCAAGACCCAGAACTTCGCAAAAGTCTGGTAGATCTGAACATGATTCGCAACGTCAAAATTGAGGGAGGCAAGGTTAGCTTTACCTTAGTGTTGACAACACCTGCCTGTCCTTTGCGTGAATTTATTGTGGAAGATTGCCAAAAAGCCGTGAAACAGCTTCCAGGAGTCAAAGAGGTATCTGTGGAAGTAACAGCCGAAACACCGCAACAGAAAACTTTAAGCGATCGCACTGGTATTGCTGGAGTTAAGAATATCATTGCAGTTTCCAGTGGCAAAGGAGGCGTTGGCAAAAGTACGGTTGCTGTAAATGTCGCAGTTGCTTTGGCTCAAACAGGGGCGAAGGTTGGTTTACTAGATGCTGATATCTATGGTCCTAACGATCCCACTATGCTAGGACTGGGTGAAGCCGAGATGGTAGTGCGTTCAACAGACAAAGGCGAAATTCTGGAACCTGCTTTCAATTACGGCGTCAAATTAGTCTCAATGGGGTTTTTAATCGACCGGGATCAGCCAGTCATTTGGCGTGGACCAATGCTTAATGGAGTGATTCGCCAGTTTCTCTACCAAGTGGAATGGGGAGAAATAGACTATCTGATTGTGGATATGCCACCTGGAACAGGCGATGCTCAACTCACGTTAGCGCAAGCAGTGCCAATGGTGGGAGCAGTTATTGTTACCACACCCCAAAATGTAGCACTGCTGGATTCTCGAAAGGGCTTGCGAATGTTCCAGCAGATGAATGTGCCCATCATAGGAATAGTAGAAAATATGAGCTATTTTATTCCACCAGATATGCCAGATAAGCAGTATGACATTTTTGGTTCCGGCGGTGGTTCCAAGACAGCCGCTGAGTTAGGAGTGCCATTGCTGGGGTGCGTACCACTGGAGATTTCTACTAGAATTGGTGGTGACAAAGGTGTACCAGTGGTTGTTGCTGAACCAGAATCGCCTAGTGCCCAAGCATTAAAGGCGATCGCCCTGACAATTGCTGGCAAAGTATCAGTTGCTGCTTTGACATAACTTGACAAAAAATTCAAATTTTTGCCTGGTTGGAGTTGCTCAGTCTAGAATACAGATTTTAGGTTATTTTAATTTAAAATCTCATACTTAAAGTGTAAACGCATACAATGTTGGCAAAACGTTCGCTTCCCAGAGTTAGTTGGAAGTTCTGGGTCAAACCTTGGCATCAAGTAGATTTATTGTTATTTTGTTTACCAATTGCTCTCACCATATTTGGCGGTATCATGATCCGCAGTACGGAGTTGAATCAGGGACTCACTGATTGGTGGTGGCACTGGCTCATGGGAGGCATTGGCTTAATTATTGCCCTATTTATTGCTAGAAGCCGTTACGAAAATTTGATTCACTTGCACTGGATCACTTACGGCATCACCAACTTTAGCCTAATTGCTGTGATGGTAGTTGGTCAAAGTGCTAAAGGAGCACAACGGTGGATTAACATTGCTGGTATTGCGGTACAACCTTCAGAATTTGCCAAACTAGGATTAATTATTACCCTAGCTGC
This portion of the Brasilonema sennae CENA114 genome encodes:
- the psb29 gene encoding photosystem II biogenesis protein Psp29, producing MNNLRTVSDTKRTFYNLHTRPINTIYRRVVEELMVEMHLLSVNVDYSYDPIYALGVITAFDRFMEGYQPERDKESIFNALLRSVEEDPQRYKHDAQRLQALATSISASELTAWLSQQTPLNRDADFQGSLQAIANNPKFKYSRLFAIGLFSLLEYSEPELVKDEKKRNEALKTIANGLKISDDKLNKDLEIYYSNIEKMSQALTTMSDMVLADRKKREQRAQQSNTKVAPPKANE
- a CDS encoding STAS domain-containing protein yields the protein MYYIDQKTYTTQEGKTVTVLTPTGRLDITTAWQFRLKLQECISKLSRHLVVNLGQINFIDSSGLTSLVAGMRDADKVKGSFRICNVHPEAKLVFEVTMMDTVFEIFETEQEALESESDSIAS
- a CDS encoding SRPBCC family protein; this translates as MGSWLSKFVQRKRRRFCLSLVRTYQEISSASVDELWQKVVDIADVSWHPLFKSTNVPYGLVPKPGLIYQAVTRLSPIPIRIFVERVNPRELLSVRVLAIPGVEERVTYKVESTVCGTCLSYSVTLRGWLSPLIWSFSRPYADRVARALVQAVEEATLQAVSRKRKSLKDGCFDC
- a CDS encoding Mrp/NBP35 family ATP-binding protein gives rise to the protein MYDVLDTRSVLKVLQPVQDPELRKSLVDLNMIRNVKIEGGKVSFTLVLTTPACPLREFIVEDCQKAVKQLPGVKEVSVEVTAETPQQKTLSDRTGIAGVKNIIAVSSGKGGVGKSTVAVNVAVALAQTGAKVGLLDADIYGPNDPTMLGLGEAEMVVRSTDKGEILEPAFNYGVKLVSMGFLIDRDQPVIWRGPMLNGVIRQFLYQVEWGEIDYLIVDMPPGTGDAQLTLAQAVPMVGAVIVTTPQNVALLDSRKGLRMFQQMNVPIIGIVENMSYFIPPDMPDKQYDIFGSGGGSKTAAELGVPLLGCVPLEISTRIGGDKGVPVVVAEPESPSAQALKAIALTIAGKVSVAALT
- a CDS encoding YkvA family protein, coding for MNPIQSLYTWYRNVLRNPKYRWWVILGTLLYFVSPIDVVPDFIPIVGEIDDVFLMTLLVTEVSGLMIEGFKTRKGQVDPQATNTTTQDSTSSANTIDVDAVSVK
- a CDS encoding MotA/TolQ/ExbB proton channel family protein, giving the protein MDILDLFKKGGPAMWPLLALSILSLSVIFERLWFWLRILSQEKEIVNRVLDAARVDWMSAADIARLATKQPIGRFLHAPLSLPKSDLESFRLALEATAEDELAGMRRGEKLLETVIALAPLLGLLGTVLGLIQSLRSIRIGDLGTESTAGVTTGIGESLISTATGLIVAIVTLAFYRLFQGIVVNQVKIFRRAGNDMELLYLQSPPDYTKMRSENIIPPVTIIGDSIPDKLNSPRKRGKSKFSETPEPSSESDLSEPKDS
- a CDS encoding ExbD/TolR family protein codes for the protein MKINLQTPVEDVQIQIIPLIDVVFCILTFFLLAALQFTRQEEISINLPKSTTSTPSITNKPNANTLSATAQRQILTLTIDAIGQTYVENDSVKREQIKETFKSHLQQTPNAILALKVSQTATYNDVISMIDLWRQVGGDRISFVTTPSFSNQPTTSPLPSSGSAPAIPSLPNTSPITPINPQTNPNFNLPTIPNPSQINQGVSPVNPGTSPVLPKVPTAPSGQTNPTPKR
- a CDS encoding chromophore lyase CpcT/CpeT, whose protein sequence is MTFPAQLLTVANYLSGEFDNREQAVAEPAWYVHLRLWHRLVPLFSEDSVTIFAEQANIVNLERPYRQRIMRILQGSEPDVALKIQYYMIKDPSTLIGAGQNPALLNTLTPNHLELLPGCVLNLTQQLLAPNSYKFNATPPPDTPCCFSVGGNIVQVSLGFEVTDDKFLSYDKGIDPTTGKATWGALLGPYCYTKREQY
- the hemF gene encoding oxygen-dependent coproporphyrinogen oxidase — protein: MVINSQTPTMRAESTQTLPTDAKARVSQFMKQLQDKITQTLAELDGVGKFQEDTWERPEGGGGRSRILREGAIFEQAGVGFSEVWGSHLPPSILAQRPEAAGHGFYATGTSMVLHPRSPYVPTVHLNYRYFEAGPVWWFGGGVDLTPYYPFAEDAVHFHKTLKQACDAHHPEYYPVFKRWCDEYFYLKHRGETRGVGGLFFDYQEGRGSLYRGPENDGPAASYSNQVGTLEPRSWEELFAFAQECGYAFLPAYVPIVEKRHKMEYGDRERNFQLYRRGRYVEFNLVYDRGTIFGLQTNGRTESILMSLPPLVRWEYGYQPEPNSPEAELYEIFLKPQDWVNWIPSSPKS